AACATTTTATTTTACTTTCTtagtttattaattttaattccTAATATCTGACAATGTTAGTTATGTAGGAGAATATATTTACTTCTTGAATAAGTTTTTTGACAGACATAACGGCCAATGAAATTGTTCACTTGCTATCTTTCAACATTCTGCTCAACCGAGCTGAGCAGGTTCCAAAACAAGAGTAGGGATCATCAACCTTGGACATCGGCCCTTTTGACAGTGACTGACTGACTTCAAAGACATGCGACACTCCACAGCTTTGATGCTCTGAATGCCATAACAAAACACATACTAAAGATGTCACTAATGTTATGTTCACTCATTATCAGATTCCTAACCATGACAATATTTTGCAGTTCAAAAAGGGGATCCCAAGACCTAATATTATTTATTGAATATCTCTTTTTTCGTGCTATGATTGATAAGGAATAATAGAGTAAGGTAACTACAAAACTACTCCCCCGAAGAATATGTTTGTTCATGGAATCAGGGCTGTACTACATACAAATTCAAATAAGCATCAGCTAGTATTAACTCCTAAACTGAAGCAGAAGGAAGCAGTCTGATATGAACCCACCAGACCCCTTGATTAGGCTAGACCAAGTCATTTGATAATTGGTCTATTTGATAATCTAGCACTTACAAGTTAACTGACCAAATAACCATTGACCAGGAGTTTCTAGGTTGCAGGGCTGATGAAAAATGTTTTAGCATTACAAGTTAGGAACAATCAGTTAGAAAAGAATACATGTAcataacaaatttcaaatatcCCTTTTCAATTGAAGATTTTATAATCGAATTTGAAACATAAGGTATAGTTCATGTCAACCCAAAGTTTGTTATTCCTAATAAGTTTTTTAACGAACTTTTCTCAATTTTATTTAGAGACTTGGTTTTATgctgtttttagtttttttaatagtAGACTTATGATCTCATTATACTTAACATACAGATAAGTTtctgttaaaaaaaaaagagagaggcTTAAATGCCAATAAATGACCCTAAAGTTTCAGAAATGAAACAAAAACCTTATTAAAGCAAGAAACTAACCATGAGAACTCTCTTCCTGACAAAGTTTTCATCCTAAAGCTTGATCAATGTAGTGTTATAGACATCTATACAAGATTTAACACTAGAGAACACTTACTAGCATTATGAATTGGAAACTTAGTACTAACAGAGCAGAACAATCTCAGTAAGAATATAACAGCAGAAACATCATACAAGAGTACATATTTTCAACAAATAGGTAGTCTATTGCTCTCCAACTATATGATCAATTATTTAACAAACAAAAAACTCATGCTGTCATGTAATTTTGAGAACACATCTAAAAAGAAATGCCCACAAATCAAGTCAGTCCATCCAAAAGCAATTGGTAAACACTACGATTCCACAAAATATTAATCCATAGATAAAATTAGAAAGAACGTACTATCCACAAGATCAAATCCATTTCCATTATTCATTATCCGAAACAATTCGAAGAGCCAACTATAGAATCAAACAAAACTATAATCAAAGCATGCGACTCCCATGCCGAGCTATTCAACAATAAAGGTATTCCAGTTCAAAAACATTATCATTATCATAGAATGAAGTCCATTCTTATAATTTTTCAATGGACCATGCCTACCTAAGAGATCAAAATTGGAAGATTAAACAAACAATTTGAGTTACACTCACAAGAACCCTCCTCTCAAATAGGCACATAACGCTTGACTGCCTGCTTCGCCGTCAAAGCTACCCCGACCAAAGCCCCACCGACCGCTCCCGCCACGGCCGCCGACCTAACCCCTCTCGCCGCCCTATACAGCGCACCGGTACCGAGACCCGCCGCCACACTATTCCACACATCGTCAGTATCCCTCAATGTAACGATACCGCTCTCCAAACCCGCAAATAGCAACCCGATCACACCCAATCGGTTTCCCCAAACCCGTCCCGAGTGACCCGACGCATTTAGAATCCGGTTGATACGGAGTTTCATGGTGTCACTGGACTCGAAGGATTTGACTCCGGTAACAAGACCGGTTCCAGCGCCGCCAACGGCTCCAGCGAGGTAAGTGCAACCAGTGTAGAAGGTGAGATTCTCGCCCCAGGATCGACGTTGGCGACTTGCTTCTTCGACGAAGAGAAACTCGGGGGAGGTTGGGAGCTGATAGAGGTTTCGGCTGGGCACCTGGAGGTCCTGGTAGGGGTTGTAGAGACGAGGCTTGGGGAGATCTCGGTCGTGATCGGAGGAAGAGATTGAGTCAGCCATGGCAGGAATCGAAGCTCGTTTTCTGATCTAGGGTTTTAGATTTCTTGTGGTACGCGAAAGAGAGACCGCAAAAGCGATCCACCAGAGCGTTTGGGAATTTAAGAGAAATatttttaatttcactttttttCGCAATTTGATTTGGGAAATTATTATATAAGAATAGAATAGGTATATATTCTGAAGAGGAGAAGATGGATGCTTCATCTGTGGCGGCGCACTGAACAAATGTAAAAGTTAAAATGTAACGTGTCGTTTTGGTGGTTGAACGACAAACGGGGTCGCTTTCATAGAAATCAAAACGGCATGTCGCTTTTGCATGTTTTAAAGTTAGAGCGACAACATATTTACATTTTCAAAATTTTGGGTTTCTATCCTACGttctacttttttttttggacaaaatCCTACATTCTAATTTTAGTTTCTTAAGAATTTATTTGGAAATTTATTTTATCatagaaaatattttttaagaGGAGAAAATGTTTTACAAGATTTAATAAAACTTAATTTTGGTGGAAATTAGATCCTGTACTTATTTTAAATGATCTACTTTAATTCtgtttttaacttttattttagtATCCAAATTTTTAATTGATGTACCCATTATGCCCCTTcaattacataattttttttttctccttaaacacactacaattagaatgtatttccaatttaactataatatgacacatataatacacattacaacaacacttagaatcGTGTGCTCAAATAAAGATAATTTGAGAAATCTCATGATAATAggtaaagttcaactaaatatatttagtctctaattttagttaactactcctaaaaATGAGTAGTTCTCAACTTTTCTCTTAATTTTTTGGAATATATTTATAGAActtctaaattttataaaattttattaaattattaattttggtGTACTAGCTAGCCTACTACATATATGCTTAAATTACACACATTTTCTATACACATTGATGTGAATTTAG
This genomic interval from Humulus lupulus chromosome 8, drHumLupu1.1, whole genome shotgun sequence contains the following:
- the LOC133794503 gene encoding mitochondrial import inner membrane translocase subunit TIM23-2-like, whose protein sequence is MADSISSSDHDRDLPKPRLYNPYQDLQVPSRNLYQLPTSPEFLFVEEASRQRRSWGENLTFYTGCTYLAGAVGGAGTGLVTGVKSFESSDTMKLRINRILNASGHSGRVWGNRLGVIGLLFAGLESGIVTLRDTDDVWNSVAAGLGTGALYRAARGVRSAAVAGAVGGALVGVALTAKQAVKRYVPI